Proteins found in one Oncorhynchus mykiss isolate Arlee chromosome 3, USDA_OmykA_1.1, whole genome shotgun sequence genomic segment:
- the LOC110520096 gene encoding transcription factor Sp5-like, with protein sequence MAAVAVLRNETLQAFLQDRTPNSSPENCKHSPLALLAATCNRIGHHHGSSPADFLQVPYDTTLGSPSRIFHPWSNEGNPQSTLSSNSTFGLSSKSQLHIQSSFTSHHELPLTPPADPSYPYDFSPVNMLPCSMQSLQSSCPPTYVPAVSYAAPTAMPGFVTGHSGLVHQQQRQLSPSPGEDIPWWSLQQGNHVSHHHSITTQSLGHHRFQLQRGLVMGHTDFAQYQTQIAALLHTKSPLATARRCRRCRCPNCQSSTSNDEPGKKKQHICHIPGCGKVYGKTSHLKAHLRWHSGERPFVCNWLFCGKSFTRSDELQRHLRTHTGEKRFVCPDCCKRFMRSDHLAKHVKTHQNKKNKCHEKTFDHHVKREDMRNV encoded by the exons ATGGCAGCAGTGGCTGTACTGCGGAATGAAACACTCCAGGCTTTTCTTCAG GACCGCACTCCTAACTCTTCTCCTGAAAACTGTAAGCACTCTCCACTGGCGCTCTTAGCTGCCACTTGTAACCGGATCGGACACCACCACGGATCAAGTCCGGCGGATTTCCTCCAGGTTCCTTATGACACTACTTTAGGCTCGCCGTCGCGAATTTTTCATCCTTGGAGTAACGAGGGGAATCCTCAAAGCACACTCTCTAGCAATTCTACTTTTGGACTATCATCTAAATCCCAGCTCCACATTCAAAGTTCATTTACTTCCCACCACGAgctccctctcacccctccagCGGACCCTTCATATCCTTATGACTTTTCTCCAGTGAATATGTTACCGTGCTCAATGCAGTCGTTACAGTCCTCTTGCCCACCCACCTACGTCCCTGCTGTATCTTACGCAGCGCCAACTGCCATGCCAGGTTTCGTTACGGGACATTCTGGCCTTGTGCACCAGCAACAGAGGCAGTTGTCCCCTAGCCCAGGGGAGGATATTCCGTGGTGGAGTCTCCAACAGGGAAATCACGTCAGTCATCACCACTCAATCACCACTCAATCCCTTGGCCACCACCGTTTCCAACTGCAGAGGGGCTTGGTGATGGGGCATACAGACTTCGCGCAGTATCAGACTCAAATCGCTGCCCTCCTTCACACAAAGTCCCCCCTCGCAACAGCCCGAAGATGTCGGAGATGCAGGTGTCCAAActgtcagtcctccacctcaaacGATGAGCCCGGCAAGAAAAAACAACACATCTGTCACATACCAGGGTGCGGGAAAGTTTATGGCAAAACTTCCCATCTCAAAGCGCACTTGAGGTGGCACTCGGGAGAGCGTCCATTCGTTTGTAACTGGCTTTTCTGTGGCAAGAGTTTCACCAGGTCGGATGAGCTGCAGAGACACCTGAGGACTCATACTGGGGAGAAGCGCTTTGTTTGTCCAGACTGTTGCAAGAGGTTCATGAGGAGTGACCATTTGGCAAAACATGTCAAAACTcaccaaaacaaaaaaaacaagtgtCATGAGAAGACGTTTGATCATCACGTGAAAAGGGAAGATATGAGGAACGTGTAG